In Toxotes jaculatrix isolate fToxJac2 chromosome 20, fToxJac2.pri, whole genome shotgun sequence, the following proteins share a genomic window:
- the LOC121200793 gene encoding bucky ball-like, translated as MEAATSTLQHSYGPGPRGPNPPHGAQQAQGPHQPAPGPPGAPRTEEQHHKPFFYIQPSQPYVPMQTLQWPMPVPIPVSYNPYYGYPGLGFGMPVMPHYQPNPYMEPPGFVVPHTHLHLMDYRRMLNPQYYQTMAYHSRRFRYQHNGPAREMTSSQVQTEPLSTVQRTSTPGSSDVQASSGLPVGSSDTPSVPTSQSLSPTLVVQKGDHTLELKDMVPSSTTRTPPNGSFVIQTEEVRIECCTTPAGLQLLHSHETAEVSHRFSQDVAQCSSVLQGSVLQDDGTSLPGDHSEQALQACPDILLVGTPSSGEKTSALKEERNQIDPVTEVSDLGSQVAAQGDVEEMRSVKDLSMTSKNFHFKVVHLPFDPKYLDELRKMESTVWSVEETLIPSPESLIQNGCTDSHDETLAAVAEVPSADVLTVKEEAPTEEVIPVIEMPPLAEDELEDMVPALEGPVDEMVSEADICPMMDAPEEAPITKLTHTAEVGLAHSLLMLDNSPLKGDQNQHRRETNVQDPQDTSFESLPAYLPSTSWLADFDNVYYCNKMPPTPKKLSKPLSSCGLDVPTRRRRLDLDYKEQPAVQKPKERYKPKGKVDRRSLSDHECCLSRNFSENVFTPYASKRERLCSRCLAKRRICTSASPGVDSRSLKRKAGPLQQWNDALLPTCEACKSHTKKLMRKGSSPDVRGLHHGHDTEGESSENSSCRRGPKWRPADDPRKLTDFKRPLASKQNLEKCPAAIHPKLREKNCVCNELQHQPVAWERSRHCPHGDAIREMDENRSMPNSLQEKWRNVDQFYLTHRWQTGSHLTEKSWKAVMSNPDFDSSKNEARSQHLNKHKKSQSQGTRRKDTRC; from the exons ATGGAGGCAGCAACGTCGACTTTGCAACACTCTTACGGTCCGGGCCCTCGAGGTCCAAACCCACCACATGGAGCACAACAGGCCCAGGGGCCCCATCAACCAGCTCCAGGACCTCCAGGAGCGCCACGTACTGAGGAGCAGCACCACAAACCTTTTTTCTACATTCAGCCCTCGCAGCCATACGTGCCTATGCAGACTCTGCAGTGGCCTATGCCTGTGCCCATACCTGTGTCCTACAACCCATACTATGGCTACCCTGGTTTAG GTTTTGGCATGCCAGTGATGCCTCACTATCAGCCAAATCCCTACATGGAGCCACCTGGTTTTGTTGTACCACATACCCACCTCCATCTGATGGACTACAGGCGCATGCTCAACCCCCAGTATTACCAGACCATGGCCTATCACTCCCGGAGGTTCCGCTATCAGCACAATGGCCCGGCCAGAGAAATGACCAGCTCTCAGGTTCAAACTGAGCCACTGTCAACAGTCCAGAGGACCAGCACCCCAGGTTCCAGTGATGTCCAAGCTTCTAGTGGCCTCCCAGTCGGCAGCAGTGATACCCCCAGTGTCCCCACCAGCCAGTCTCTCTCACCCACCTTGGTTGTGCAAAAGGGGGATCATACTCTGGAGCTAAAGGACATGGTGCCCTCTTCCACGACCAGGACGCCACCAAACGGCAGCTTTGTGATTCAGACTGAGGAGGTGAGGATTGAATGCTGCACTACACCGGCGGGACTACAACTCCTACACTCTCATGAGACTGCAGAAGTGTCCCACAGATTTTCCCAAGACGTGGCCCAGTGCAGCTCCGTCTTGCAGGGTAGTGTGCTGCAGGACGATGGAACGAGTCTTCCTGGGGACCACTCGGAGCAGGCGCTCCAAGCTTGTCCTGACATTCTTTTAGTGGGGACGCCCAGCAGTGGTGAGAAGACCTCTGCtctgaaggaggagaggaatcaGATAGACCCTGTCACAGAGGTCTCTGATTTGGGATCTCAAGTAGCAGCTCAGGGTGATGTTGAGGAGATGAGGAGCGTGAAAGACCTCAGTATGACctccaagaattttcattttaaagtcgTTCACCTGCCCTTTGACCCCAAGTATTTGGATGAGCTGCGGAAGATGGAGTCCACTGTTTGGTCAGTGGAGGAAACCTTGATTCCCTCCCCTGAATCACTGATCCAAAATGGCTGCACAGACTCTCATGATGAAACActggctgctgttgctgaagTGCCCTCAGCAGATGTGCTTACAGTGAAAGAGGAGGCTCCCACAGAAGAGGTCATCCCTGTGATTGAAATGCCTCCTCTGGCAGAAGATGAACTGGAGGACATGGTCCCCGCCCTGGAGGGTCCTGTGGATGAGATGGTGTCTGAAGCTGATATCTGCCCCATGATGGATGCTCCAGAGGAAGCTCCTATAAccaagctgacacacacagcagaggtggGTCTTGCACATAGTTTGTTGATGCTGGATAATTCCCCTCTTAAAGGAGATCAAAACcaacacagaagagaaacaaacGTCCAGGATCCCCAGGACACTTCATTTGAATCATTGCCCGCCTACCTCCCCTCAACAAGCTGGCTAGCCGACTTTGACAATGTCTACTATTGTAACAAGATGCCACCAACTCCCAAGAAGCTAAGCAAACCTCTTAGTAGCTGTGGTTTAGATGTGCCCACCAGAAGAAGAAGGCTAGACCTAGACTATAAAGAACAACCTGCTGTTCAGAAGCCAAAAGAGAGGTACAAACCCAAAGGCAAGGTGGATCGACGAAGCCTCTCTGACCACGAATGCTGCCTCAGTAGAAATTTCAGTGAGAATGTGTTCACCCCATATGCATCGAAGAGAGAGCGACTTTGCTCCAGATGTTTGGCAAAGCGCAGGATCTGCACATCTGCCAGTCCAGGAGTTGACAGTAggagtttaaaaagaaaagctggTCCCCTCCAGCAGTGGAATGACGCACTCTTACCAACATGTGAAGCATGTAAGTCTCACACTAAGAAGCTGATGAGAAAAGGCTCCAGTCCTGATGTCCGTGGTCTCCATCACGGACACGACACCGAGGGAGAATCTTCTGAAAACAGTTCATGTCGCCGAGGCCCAAAATGGAGGCCAGCTGATGATCCCAGGAAGCTCACAGACTTCAAGAGGCCACTGGCCTCTAAGCAGAACTTGGagaagtgtcctgcagcaataCACCCAAAGCTGAGGgaaaagaactgtgtgtgtaatgagcTGCAGCATCAGCCTGTTGCATGGGAGAGGTCGCGCCACTGCCCCCACGGCGACGCCATTCGAGAAATGGATGAAAACCGCTCCATGCCCAATTCCCTGCAGGAGAAATGGAGGAATGTGGATCAATTTTACCTGACACACAGGTGGCAAACTG GTTCTCATCTGACAGAGAAGTCATGGAAAGCAGTGATGTCTAACCCTGACTTTGACAGCTCCAAGAATGAAGCCAGATCACAACACTTGAACAAGCACAAGAAATCACAATCACAAG gaaCTCGTAGAAAAGACACAAGATGCTGA
- the kbtbd2 gene encoding kelch repeat and BTB domain-containing protein 2 has protein sequence MSDLSERRPVNTDYAVSLLEQLKFFYEQKLLTDVVLLVEDTEFPCHKMVLATCSSYFRAMFMSGLSESKQTHVHLRNVDPATLQIIITYAYTGNLAINDSTVEPLYETACFLQVEDVLLQCRDYLVKKINAENCVRMLSIGDLFSCSELKQSAKRMVEHKFPMVYRQEAFLQLSHELLIDVLSSDNLNVEKEETVREAAMLWLEYNMEARSQHLSSVLSQIRIDALSEVTQRAWFQGLPPNDKSVVVQGLYKSMPKFFKPRLGMTKEEMLIFMEAMSETQGEGYVMSGSLPTTVVCYSPQAEKVYKLSNPPGDLQKVGTLVTPDNDVFIAGGQIPLKNSITNHGKSGKLQAVFRSVDSFFWFDAQQNAWVPKTPMLCARIKPSLVYCEGYIYAIGGDNVGGELNKRTVERYDCEKDEWSMMSPLPFAWNWSTSVVAHDCIYVMTHDLMYCYFPRADTWVEMAMRKTSRCFASAAAFGDLIFYIGGLHVVSNSGIRLPTSTIDGSSVTVEIYDVNKNEWRLAANIPAKRYSDPCVRAVVLLNSLCIFMRETHMNERAKYAIYQYDVELDRWYLRQPVSERVLWDLGKDFRCAVGKLYPSCLEESPWKPPTYLFSPDGAEEFEVDGELVTLPHV, from the exons ATGTCGGATCTCAGTGAGCGCAGGCCGGTCAACACGGACTACGCTGTCTCCCTGCTGGAGCAGCTCAAGTTCTTTTATGAACAGAAATTACTGACTGATGTTGTGCTGCTGGTGGAGGACACAGAGTTCCCGTGTCACAAGATGGTCCTGGCCACGTGTAGCTCCTATTTCAG GGCGATGTTCATGAGTGGCCTCAGTGAGAGCAAACAGACCCACGTCCACCTGAGGAACGTGGACCCGGCCACCTTGCAGATTATCATCACCTACGCCTACACGGGGAACCTGGCCATCAACGATAGCACTGTGGAGCCGCTCTACGAGACCGCCTGCTTCCTGCAG GTGGAGGACGTCTTGCTGCAGTGCAGAGACTATCTGGTGAAGAAAATAAACGCAGAGAACTGCGTCCGCATGCTCAGCATCGGCGACCTGTTCAGCTGTAGTGAGCTAAAGCAGAGCGCCAAGCGCATGGTGGAACACAAGTTCCCCATGGTGTACCGACAGGAGGCCTTCCTTCAACTCTCCCACGAGCTGTTGATAGACGTCCTCAGCAGCGACAACCTCAAcgtggagaaggaggagacgGTGCGTGAGGCGGCCATGCTGTGGTTGGAGTATAACATGGAGGCACGTTCACAGCACCTGTCCTCCGTGCTCAGCCAGATCCGCATCGACGCCTTGTCAGAGGTGACACAGCGTGCCTGGTTCCAAGGTCTGCCCCCTAATGACAAGTCTGTGGTGGTGCAGGGCCTTTATAAGTCCATGCCTAAGTTCTTCAAGCCCCGGTTAGGCATGACCAAGGAGGAGATGCTAATTTTCATGGAGGCCATGTCCGAAACGCAAGGTGAGGGCTATGTCATGTCTGGGTCTTTGCCTACTACCGTAGTGTGTTACAGTCCGCAAGCAGAGAAAGTCTACAAGCTCAGCAACCCCCCAGGAGACCTGCAGAAGGTCGGGACCCTCGTTACGCCCGACAACGATGTGTTCATCGCCGGTGGACAAATCCCGCTCAAAAACTCTATCACCAACCACGGCAAGAGTGGCAAGTTACAGGCGGTCTTCCGCTCGGTCGATAGCTTCTTCTGGTTTGACGCCCAGCAGAACGCTTGGGTACCCAAAACCCCCATGCTGTGTGCGCGAATCAAGCCCTCGCTGGTCTATTGCGAGGGCTACATCTATGCAATTGGGGGAGATAACGTTGGAGGAGAGCTGAACAAGCGCACGGTGGAGCGCTACGACTGCGAGAAGGATGAGTGGAGCATGATGAGCCCCCTGCCCTTCGCCTGGAACTGGAGCACATCTGTGGTGGCGCACGACTGCATCTACGTGATGACCCACGACCTGATGTACTGCTACTTCCCCCGAGCCGACACCTGGGTGGAGATGGCTATGCGCAAGACCAGCCGCTGTTTCGCCTCTGCAGCTGCCTTCGGTGACCTCATTTTCTACATCGGCGGCCTCCACGTGGTCAGCAACTCTGGCATCCGCCTGCCAACGAGCACCATCGACGGCTCATCCGTCACCGTGGAGATCTACGATGTCAACAAGAACGAGTGGCGCCTGGCCGCCAACATCCCCGCCAAGCGTTACTCGGACCCATGCGTGCGGGCAGTGGTGCTGCTCAACTCTTTGTGCATTTTCATGCGTGAAACTCACATGAACGAGCGCGCCAAGTACGCTATCTATCAGTACGACGTGGAGCTGGACCGCTGGTACCTGCGGCAGCCCGTGTCCGAACGCGTACTCTGGGATCTGGGCAAGGACTTCCGCTGTGCGGTGGGGAAGCTGTACCCCTCCTGCCTGGAGGAGTCCCCCTGGAAACCCCCAACCTACCTCTTCTCCCCCGACGGAGCCGAGGAGTTCGAGGTGGACGGGGAGCTGGTGACCCTCCCTCACGTATAG
- the LOC121200392 gene encoding bucky ball-like, which yields MDDGSKQPHTFGSGQQRTHHPRPFFYVQPPSQPYYLYQHWQLNNPYSHYGLPGGFNFGRPCIHPFQYMQYPGFVFPHAPVYPTDYRRMFEPRFHAPTWSDMPRQQHHPQPHGRREMACSEAQTDPSDAITKLIECLDKIRANEMQGAERELDSGVASQSSGMFSPGEEKKSEEQGHALPSVPDDSHLECPAVTFCDSTTAVYDGESSQRSLDALSPQGCWSGGLEEELPIDSSSVHEDCPELEQPAGDEHFLPLRKEEVTDFQSDILVTDPSVPRCDAEELQKSTSSLTPSSSQPVLKEARSSDKVLQAEHQTGSFDEAKSDPSYQILKLPFESALTPGAAGACHLSSPAAPYYYNYLSMQTTHERMSVLSPSLDELSSRDEMFSTDLDEVDLFPKHVYTGRRLAEVIGASPQAAEEVEEVWLPGSKRFVCACCGKSLAKGAGRSKVTSSKIYRDEAGDSEEESRYGRGCEQPVRVVVRKHSAPRKPHSVPLRHATKSWYKRGQYKDPSGPFDQEEGHNLFKQEPADGEIGKMTGSELQCRTCQDRLCREDLTTSEQGRWGDGDVIPRRRQATPLQRPEMGTQRKMMHHRPRDEDNDDDEPPSLHWERGSTMRGEPRC from the exons ATGGACG ATGGAagcaaacagccacacacatttGGGAGTGGACAGCAGAGAACCCACCATCCCAGACCTTTTTTCTACGTCCAGCCACCATCTCAACCTTATTACCTCTACCAGCACTGGCAGCTGAACAACCCATATAGTCACTACGGTTTGCCAGGAG GTTTTAACTTCGGCCGTCCCTGCATCCACCCTTTCCAGTACATGCAGTATCCTGGCTTTGTTTTCCCACATGCTCCGGTATATCCAACGGATTACAGGCGAATGTTTGAACCTCGGTTCCACGCTCCTACCTGGAGTGACATGCCTCGCCAGCAGCATCACCCACAGCCTCATGGGCGTCGAGAAATGGCCTGCTCAGAGGCTCAAACCGACCCCAGTGATGCCATAACCAAGCTCATCGAATGCCTGGATAAAATTCGAGCCAACGAGATGCAGGGTGCTGAGAGAGAACTTGACTCTGGTGTTGCCTCCCAATCCTCTGGTATGTTTTCTccaggagaagagaagaaaagtgaaGAGCAGGGTCATGCCCTGCCTTCGGTGCCTGATGACAGCCATTTGGAGTGTCCTGCTGTGACCTTCTGTGACTCCACAACGGCAGTGTATGATGGTGAGTCCAGCCAAAGAAGCTTAGATGCCCTGAGCCCTCAGGGATGCTGGTCAGGAGGCTTGGAAGAGGAGTTGCCTATCGATAGCTCCTCTGTTCATGAAGACTGTCCTGAGCTCGAGCAGCCAGCTGGAGATGAACACTTTCTCCCTCTTAGGAAAGAAGAGGTCACGGATTTCCAGTCAGATATCTTAGTGACCGATCCAAGTGTTCCCAGATGTGATGCTGAAGAGCTCCAGAAGTCGACATCATCACTGACACCTTCCTCCAGTCAGCCTGTGCTTAAGGAAGCTAGAAGCAGCGACAAAGTCTTACAGGCTGAACATCAGACAGGATCTTTTGATGAAGCCAAATCCGATCCAAGCTACCAGATCCTCAAGCTGCCTTTTGAGAGTGCTTTGACAcctggagctgcaggagcttGCCACCTCTCCTCACCTGCAGCCccctactactacaactacctCTCCATGCAGACCACCCATGAGCGAATGAGTGTCCTCAGTCCTTCTCTCGATGAGCTTTCCTCCAGAGATGAGATGTTCTCCACAGATCTGGATGAAGTTGATCTTTTTCCCAAACATGTGTATACAGGCAGGAGGCTTGCAGAGGTCATTGGCGCATCACCTCAAGCTGCTGAAGAAGTAGAGGAGGTGTGGCTGCCAGGTTCAAAGAGGTTTGTGTGCGCCTGCTGTGGGAAAAGCCTGGCCAAAGGTGCAGGTAGGAGCAAAGTCACCAGCTCCAAGATATACAGAGATGAAGCGGGAGACTCTGAGGAGGAAAGCAGGTATGGAAGAGGGTGTGAGCAGCCAGTCAGAGTGGTTGTGAGGAAACATTCTGCACCCAGGAAGCCCCACTCTGTGCCACTGAGACATGCAACAAAATCTTGGTATAAAAGAGGCCAGTACAAAGATCCCTCAGGTCCATTTGACCAGGAGGAAGGTCACAACCTTTTTAAGCAGGAGCCGGCTGATGGTGAGATTGGAAAGATGACTGGCAGTGAGCTGCAGTGCAGAACATGCCAGG ACAGACTCTGCAGAGAAGATCTGACCACTTCAGAGCAAGGCAGGTGGGGAGACGGCGACGTGATTCCCAGGAGGAGACAAGCAACCCCTCTGCAACGACCAG AGATGGGTACTCAGAGGAAAATGATGCACCACAGACCAAGAGATGAGGACAATGATGATGACGAGCCACCATCATTACACTGGGAGAGAG GCTCTACTATGAGAGGAGAACCCAGATGTTAA